One window from the genome of Cryptomeria japonica chromosome 6, Sugi_1.0, whole genome shotgun sequence encodes:
- the LOC131035693 gene encoding cytochrome P450 76T24: MDIQPLSWYSVLVTSGSLVLFFFLWRRQSRKRLLPLPPGPPAWPIVGNLFQLGKRPHESLYALSLLYGPLMALRLGMKTTVVVSSPAMAKDLLKTHDHLLAGRPVIEAVKPLSHHKSSLVWGEYGPYWRHLRRISTVELFSPKRLEALQHLRRDQVFRTTRLIFEDRGKVVDIGRTVFCTSLNLLGNMIFSTSVFDPHNPASAALKDTVWEIMKLGGIPNLVDFFPFLRFLDPQGVFRETRKHLKAMYDFSDTFIQKRLASTSQNVERKDSEKDFLDVLLDFRSEDFTFVGIQALIVELFLAGTETSTTTIEWAMAEFIRNPQKLSKVQEELDEVVGCKRRVEESDLDRLPYLHAAVKEIFRLHPASPLLLPRKAGYSFEIGGFVIPKDSQVMVNVWAIGRDPSIWKNPLEFMPERFLDVENSKIEYSGQNFELIPFGAGRRSCPGLPLASRMIHLVLASLLHSFEWILPDGMSCEEMDMSDDFGLALKKATDLLAIPVPRLPHHIY, from the exons ATGGACATTCAACCGCTTTCTTGGTATTCTGTGCTCGTTACCTCTGGTTCACTGGTATTATTCTTCTTTCTATGGAGAAGGCAGAGTAGGAAAAGGCTTCTTCCTCTTCCTCCCGGACCTCCTGCTTGGCCCATTGTGGGAAACCTCTTTCAGCTGGGAAAAAGACCCCACGAGTCTTTGTATGCTCTCTCTCTGCTATACGGCCCACTCATGGCTCTCCGTCTGGGCATGAAAACAACAGTGGTGGTCTCTTCTCCTGCCATGGCGAAGGACCTCCTCAAAACACACGACCACCTCCTCGCAGGGCGGCCGGTGATCGAAGCAGTCAAGCCCCTTTCCCATCACAAGTCCTCGCTAGTTTGGGGTGAATATGGTCCTTACTGGCGCCATCTCCGACGCATTTCAACCGTTGAGCTTTTCAGCCCCAAAAGACTCGAAGCTCTGCAACACCTCAGAAGAGATCAAGTATTTCGGACGACTCGACTCATCTTCGAGGACAGGGGAAAAGTTGTGGATATCGGTAGGACGGTGTTCTGCACGTCTCTGAATTTGTTAGGCAACATGATCTTCAGCACAAGCGTCTTCGATCCGCACAATCCAGCTTCTGCGGCGCTCAAAGATACCGTGTGGGAAATAATGAAGCTCGGCGGAATACCCAATTTGGTCGACTTTTTTCCCTTTCTCCGGTTCCTCGACCCGCAGGGTGTTTTCAGGGAGACAAGGAAGCATTTGAAGGCTATGTATGACTTTTCCGATACATTCATACAGAAAAGACTTGCTAGCACCAGCCAAAACGTTGAGCGTAAAGACTCCGAGAAGGATTTTCTAGATGTTCTGCTGGATTTCAGAAGTGAAGATTTCACTTTTGTTGGTATTCAAGCCTTGATAGTT GAATTATTTCTTGCCGGTACAGAAACGTCGACAACAACAATAGAATGGGCCATGGCAGAATTCATTCGCAATCCACAGAAATTAAGCAAAGTCCAAGAAGAACTGGATGAAGTCGTTGGTTGCAAGCGAAGAGTGGAAGAATCCGACTTAGATCGTCTGCCATATCTGCATGCAGCCGTGAAAGAGATATTCCGATTGCACCCAGCGAGTCCTCTGCTGTTACCCCGCAAAGCCGGATACTCCTTCGAGATCGGGGGATTTGTGATACCCAAAGACAGCCAGGTGATGGTGAATGTGTGGGCCATTGGGAGGGACCCTTCGATCTGGAAGAATCCTTTGGAATTTATGCCCGAGAGATTTTTGGATGTCGAGAATAGCAAGATAGAATACAGTGGACAAAACTTTGAGCTAATTCCGTTCGGAGCGGGGAGAAGAAGTTGTCCGGGGCTTCCACTGGCGAGCCGTATGATTCATTTGGTTTTGGCTTCTCTGCTTCACTCGTTTGAGTGGATACTTCCGGATGGGATGAGTTGTGAAGAGATGGACATGAGCGACGATTTTGGACTTGCTTTAAAGAAGGCTACAGATTTATTGGCAATCCCAGTACCCCGTCTCCCACATCATATTTACTAG